The following proteins come from a genomic window of Rhodoligotrophos sp. CJ14:
- a CDS encoding DUF1244 domain-containing protein: MRLEAAAFRRLVQHLRERTDVQNIDLMNLAGFCRNCLANWYREAAESQGIVLTKEDSRTHIYGMPYEEWKARYQSEASPEQAAAFQQTHKH; the protein is encoded by the coding sequence ATGCGGCTCGAGGCAGCCGCATTCCGCCGCCTCGTGCAGCATCTGCGCGAGCGGACGGATGTGCAGAATATTGACCTGATGAACCTTGCCGGCTTCTGTCGGAACTGCCTGGCCAACTGGTATCGCGAGGCGGCAGAAAGTCAGGGGATTGTTCTCACGAAAGAAGACTCCCGAACGCATATTTACGGTATGCCTTATGAAGAGTGGAAGGCTCGGTATCAATCCGAGGCGAGCCCCGAGCAGGCGGCTGCCTTCCAGCAAACCCACAAGCATTGA
- a CDS encoding DUF2312 domain-containing protein, with the protein MDQTTTFAQGQLRSIVERIERLEEEKAATAADIKEVYAEAKGYGFDTKILRKVISLRKKDRHEREEEEAILDLYLQALGMVPGSEAAA; encoded by the coding sequence ATGGACCAGACGACGACTTTCGCGCAGGGGCAGTTGCGCAGCATTGTTGAGCGCATCGAGCGGCTGGAGGAAGAGAAGGCGGCAACCGCGGCCGACATCAAGGAAGTCTATGCAGAGGCCAAGGGCTATGGCTTCGATACCAAGATCCTGCGCAAGGTGATTTCACTGCGCAAGAAGGACCGTCACGAAAGGGAAGAGGAGGAAGCGATCCTCGATCTCTATCTTCAGGCGCTGGGCATGGTGCCGGGCTCCGAAGCGGCGGCTTGA
- a CDS encoding DUF882 domain-containing protein: MAVVCLLAAIGTAGALTSDVGQLNAVSDTRTLSLYMVHTKESLTVTYKKDGRYIPSALRQLNHFLRDWRKNEVIKIDPEVIDLVWELHQELGSKKPVHVICGYRNADTNAMLKRIGRNVATKSMHSRGQAMDIYFPDVSTKKLRNSALIRQIGGVGYYPRSGPLGFVHVDTGRVRHWPAIPNQEFAAIMKNAPARGQKRSEPVMMAEEDDGESSGPLSSLIAAVTGSSKTQPATGAPAETAAAEPTAPAPAAKAAPEPAAKPAKSTVVAAADVPRPRTKPKIAASEPAKEAPASEALVADAGERQPPVLPSAKPDLPAAGPISTPVITASVTPSTPPVASSVQVEPASAPAPERQSFARPFPGEGQRTSLGGGDHPMAGAMSRPLSVAPVQASISPEAFWKEQNLKFSLKPHFYKSHQGDEFDLNTPVTGSVTIEAPEEINGFSFLPPVLSEFTKLFLPFDKETVEIRDDGQAQSGGPVINRADKGNLLMSRHQQTTINGAAKGPRMDAYVVDLVAGTQPNVPMAIARMKTGEPEPLSFQE; this comes from the coding sequence TTGGCCGTAGTCTGTCTGCTTGCCGCGATCGGCACCGCCGGCGCCCTTACATCGGACGTCGGGCAACTGAATGCCGTGAGCGATACCCGGACCTTGTCACTTTACATGGTCCATACGAAAGAAAGCCTGACAGTTACCTACAAGAAAGATGGCCGTTACATCCCTTCGGCGCTTCGTCAGCTGAACCATTTCCTGCGTGACTGGCGCAAAAACGAGGTCATCAAGATCGATCCCGAGGTGATCGACCTTGTCTGGGAGCTTCATCAGGAGCTTGGCTCAAAAAAGCCGGTCCATGTGATCTGCGGCTATCGCAACGCCGACACGAATGCGATGCTGAAAAGGATCGGCCGGAACGTCGCCACCAAGAGCATGCATAGCCGCGGCCAGGCGATGGACATCTATTTCCCGGATGTGTCCACCAAGAAGCTCCGGAATTCAGCGCTCATCCGGCAGATCGGCGGGGTTGGCTATTATCCGCGGTCGGGCCCCTTGGGCTTTGTCCATGTGGACACCGGACGGGTGCGGCATTGGCCTGCCATTCCGAACCAGGAATTCGCAGCCATCATGAAGAATGCGCCGGCACGCGGGCAAAAGCGCTCCGAGCCGGTGATGATGGCCGAGGAGGATGATGGCGAGTCCAGCGGGCCGCTGTCTTCGCTGATCGCCGCGGTCACGGGGTCGTCCAAGACCCAACCCGCCACCGGCGCGCCCGCCGAGACAGCCGCAGCGGAACCGACGGCGCCGGCCCCAGCGGCAAAGGCTGCCCCGGAGCCTGCAGCAAAGCCGGCAAAGAGCACCGTGGTTGCCGCAGCGGATGTGCCGCGTCCACGGACGAAACCGAAGATTGCCGCGTCGGAGCCAGCTAAGGAAGCCCCCGCCAGCGAGGCTCTCGTGGCTGATGCCGGCGAGCGGCAGCCGCCGGTGCTCCCATCGGCGAAGCCTGATCTCCCTGCCGCCGGGCCGATTTCGACACCTGTGATCACCGCAAGTGTCACGCCCAGCACGCCGCCTGTGGCCAGCAGCGTTCAGGTCGAACCCGCTTCTGCGCCCGCGCCCGAGCGCCAGTCCTTTGCGCGACCCTTCCCTGGCGAAGGCCAGAGGACCTCACTGGGCGGTGGCGATCATCCCATGGCAGGCGCCATGTCGCGTCCGCTCAGCGTCGCGCCCGTACAGGCCAGCATCTCGCCGGAAGCGTTCTGGAAAGAGCAGAATCTCAAATTCTCGCTGAAACCGCATTTCTACAAGTCTCACCAGGGCGACGAGTTCGACCTGAATACGCCTGTGACCGGCAGCGTCACCATCGAGGCGCCGGAGGAAATCAACGGCTTCTCCTTCCTGCCTCCGGTCTTGAGCGAGTTCACCAAGCTGTTTCTGCCTTTCGACAAGGAAACGGTCGAAATCAGGGATGACGGACAGGCACAATCCGGTGGGCCGGTCATCAATCGGGCCGACAAAGGCAATCTGCTGATGTCCCGCCACCAGCAGACCACGATCAACGGTGCGGCAAAGGGGCCGCGCATGGATGCCTATGTGGTGGATCTCGTTGCGGGTACGCAACCGAACGTGCCGATGGCCATTGCCCGGATGAAGACGGGCGAGCCTGAGCCGCTCTCGTTCCAGGAATAG
- a CDS encoding L,D-transpeptidase family protein yields the protein MPQTEASAEVSGRQNFASRNWFEQLFTLRGNRPPQRAFAAPPQRTFQAPRGPSSQRSLRNTRSRATAATTRVRPPRREENIDPDGEPAAQAAPDIAVYTPTPLVPLKGAPLAPAEAAKITDPVSAALLAELTADKDAAIRVTAEERDAILAYYKARDFIPAWVGVTGLNERGRGLLSEMAKADDEGLVAQDYLPGSLTSFKDTGETSTDTPRTAARLDLELTAAALKYARHAMSGRTEPNKITNFNDLNPPKIAPAEVLKALNETKDTGSYLASLHPNSKAYLALKSELQKLRGLELTAEALPEIRPGSVIKLGMRDERVRTLRIRLASLGLLDSEVAISSASAPIGPDADDGLDDDVVVNRLSMIKPDPIEGGEEGIATAASLTVASTGTAPVGGVIKDATLYDAELMQSVKAFQRQEGLKPDGIVGNRTLAAFNDTSVPEKIEKVLLNMERIRWLPRNLGDRYVLVNQPAFEVRVVENDVEIHRTNVVIGTATNQTPSFSDVMETIEFNPYWYVPRSIATKEMLPRSKRDPGYLTRSGYEVVNARGQAVSSRSVNWRKYSAQTMPVSVRQPPGRSNALGEMKFLFPNSHAVYLHDTPSKSLFRRKERAFSHGCVRVENPRELAEVLLRPDGWTEGRIASAIATGKNNGVKLKHRLDVHLVYMTAWPDEDGTIRYYDDVYGRDGKLSKALAGKTASLN from the coding sequence ATGCCGCAAACAGAAGCCTCGGCAGAGGTGAGCGGCAGGCAGAATTTCGCTAGCCGCAACTGGTTCGAGCAACTCTTCACGCTGAGGGGCAATCGGCCGCCACAGCGCGCCTTTGCAGCGCCGCCACAGCGCACGTTCCAGGCACCGCGTGGGCCTTCGAGCCAACGCAGCTTACGAAATACCCGATCCCGTGCCACGGCGGCGACCACACGCGTGCGCCCGCCGCGGCGGGAGGAGAATATCGATCCCGACGGCGAGCCAGCTGCTCAGGCGGCCCCGGACATCGCCGTCTATACGCCCACACCTCTCGTTCCTCTGAAGGGGGCGCCACTCGCCCCAGCAGAGGCGGCCAAGATCACGGATCCGGTCTCGGCGGCGCTGCTTGCAGAACTGACCGCGGATAAGGATGCAGCCATACGCGTGACGGCCGAGGAGCGCGACGCGATCTTGGCCTATTACAAGGCGCGGGATTTCATACCAGCCTGGGTCGGAGTGACCGGTCTCAATGAGCGAGGCCGCGGCCTACTTTCCGAGATGGCCAAGGCCGATGACGAGGGTCTTGTCGCGCAGGATTACTTACCCGGCAGCCTGACCAGCTTCAAAGACACGGGCGAGACGTCAACCGACACTCCCCGGACAGCCGCGCGGCTCGACCTGGAGCTCACGGCTGCTGCGTTGAAATACGCTCGGCATGCAATGAGCGGGCGGACCGAACCCAACAAGATCACGAACTTCAATGATCTCAACCCGCCGAAGATTGCACCGGCCGAGGTGTTGAAGGCGCTGAACGAAACGAAGGATACGGGTTCTTATCTCGCGTCTCTGCACCCAAACAGCAAAGCCTACCTGGCACTCAAGTCCGAACTGCAGAAATTGCGCGGCCTGGAACTTACCGCCGAGGCTCTGCCTGAGATCCGGCCGGGCTCGGTCATCAAGCTCGGCATGCGGGACGAGCGGGTACGGACGTTGCGGATCCGGCTCGCCTCGCTCGGCTTGCTGGACAGTGAGGTGGCCATTTCCAGCGCTTCCGCGCCGATAGGCCCCGACGCCGATGACGGGCTGGACGATGACGTGGTGGTGAACCGGCTGTCGATGATCAAGCCTGATCCCATCGAGGGAGGCGAGGAAGGCATTGCCACCGCGGCCAGCCTGACTGTTGCGAGTACGGGTACAGCGCCGGTCGGCGGGGTCATCAAGGATGCGACGCTTTACGACGCGGAACTCATGCAGAGCGTCAAAGCCTTTCAAAGACAAGAAGGATTGAAGCCGGACGGCATCGTGGGCAACCGAACGCTTGCGGCGTTCAATGACACATCCGTCCCTGAGAAGATCGAGAAGGTGCTCCTCAACATGGAGCGGATCCGCTGGTTGCCGCGAAATCTGGGCGACCGCTATGTGCTCGTCAATCAGCCCGCCTTCGAGGTGAGGGTGGTTGAGAACGATGTCGAGATCCACCGGACAAATGTGGTCATCGGCACCGCGACGAACCAGACGCCCTCGTTCAGCGACGTCATGGAGACCATCGAGTTCAACCCGTATTGGTACGTGCCGCGATCAATCGCGACGAAGGAGATGCTGCCGAGGTCGAAGCGGGATCCTGGTTATCTGACCCGCAGCGGGTATGAAGTGGTCAACGCGCGCGGCCAGGCGGTCAGCTCCCGGTCGGTCAACTGGCGCAAATATTCCGCGCAGACCATGCCCGTCAGCGTTCGGCAGCCGCCTGGACGGTCGAATGCGCTGGGCGAGATGAAGTTCCTGTTCCCCAATAGCCACGCGGTCTACCTGCACGACACACCTTCAAAATCGCTGTTTCGCCGGAAGGAACGGGCATTCAGCCACGGCTGTGTGCGCGTGGAGAACCCGCGCGAGCTTGCGGAAGTGCTGCTGAGGCCGGATGGTTGGACAGAGGGGCGGATCGCGAGCGCGATCGCTACAGGCAAGAATAATGGCGTGAAGCTGAAGCACCGGCTCGATGTCCATCTCGTCTACATGACAGCCTGGCCGGATGAGGACGGGACCATCCGCTATTATGACGATGTGTATGGCCGCGATGGAAAGCTGAGCAAGGCTCTCGCCGGCAAGACCGCCTCCCTCAATTAA
- a CDS encoding sigma-54-dependent transcriptional regulator, whose translation MAQAVLIVDDDPTQQRILYEMIRRFGYEAHCAQGGKEALDFLGGPKGKEIALMVLDLMMPEVDGMQVLDYLGAHRKDVAVIIQTSFGSIETVVKAMRAGADDFVVKPVNPERLKVSIQNLLKVNALTEEVKRLNAKATGQLTFDGLIAESPAMAAVARLGRRAAASNIPILIEGESGVGKEMIARAIQGESDRRGKPFVTVNCGAIPENLVESILFGHEKGSFTGAVQKHIGKFQEADGGTLFLDEVGELPADIQVKLLRAIQEGEIDPVGARKPVKINIRIISATNRDMIDMVKRGAFREDLYYRLNVFPIMVPPLRERLADIPPLVEHFIVRFAAEEGRKIRGISPRALAMLQSYSWPGNVRQLENAVFRAIVLCEGDMLEVDDFPQIAAQVKGYEARIPPAPPPREPAKPTGPAVLGLEGEDAASGQIAGTGVPLGIPAVTSGGHIRKLEEVEADMIRLAMQRYRGQMSEVARKLGIGRSTLYRKIRDLGLEAKM comes from the coding sequence ATGGCGCAGGCGGTTCTTATTGTCGACGACGATCCGACGCAGCAGCGCATCCTTTACGAGATGATCCGGCGCTTCGGATATGAAGCTCATTGCGCGCAGGGGGGCAAAGAAGCGCTCGATTTCCTTGGTGGCCCAAAGGGGAAGGAAATCGCGCTGATGGTGCTCGACCTGATGATGCCGGAAGTGGACGGCATGCAGGTGCTCGATTATCTCGGCGCCCATCGCAAGGACGTCGCCGTCATCATCCAGACATCGTTCGGCTCGATCGAAACGGTGGTCAAGGCCATGCGCGCCGGAGCGGACGATTTCGTCGTGAAGCCGGTCAATCCGGAGCGGCTCAAGGTTTCGATCCAGAACCTTCTGAAGGTCAACGCCCTCACCGAGGAGGTGAAGAGGCTAAATGCGAAGGCGACGGGCCAGCTCACTTTTGACGGCCTCATCGCCGAGAGCCCGGCCATGGCGGCCGTCGCTCGGCTCGGGCGGCGCGCAGCGGCCTCGAACATTCCCATCCTGATCGAAGGCGAAAGCGGCGTCGGCAAGGAGATGATCGCGCGCGCCATCCAGGGGGAAAGTGATCGTCGTGGTAAACCTTTCGTTACCGTGAACTGCGGCGCCATCCCCGAAAATCTGGTGGAGAGCATCCTGTTCGGCCATGAAAAAGGTTCTTTCACAGGGGCGGTCCAGAAGCATATCGGCAAGTTCCAGGAGGCCGACGGCGGCACCCTGTTTCTCGACGAAGTCGGCGAGCTACCAGCGGATATTCAGGTGAAGCTGCTCCGGGCGATCCAGGAGGGCGAGATCGATCCGGTCGGTGCGCGCAAGCCGGTCAAGATCAACATCCGGATCATCTCCGCCACCAATCGCGACATGATCGACATGGTTAAGCGGGGCGCGTTTCGCGAGGATCTATATTACCGTCTTAACGTTTTCCCAATCATGGTGCCGCCGCTGCGCGAGCGGCTCGCTGACATACCGCCGCTGGTCGAGCACTTCATCGTGCGCTTTGCCGCCGAAGAGGGACGCAAGATACGCGGTATTTCACCGAGGGCTTTGGCGATGCTGCAGAGTTACTCTTGGCCAGGAAATGTCCGGCAGCTCGAGAATGCGGTGTTCCGGGCAATCGTCTTGTGCGAGGGCGATATGCTGGAGGTCGACGATTTCCCGCAGATCGCCGCGCAGGTGAAGGGTTACGAGGCGCGGATTCCCCCAGCGCCGCCACCGCGGGAGCCGGCCAAGCCGACGGGCCCAGCCGTGCTTGGATTGGAGGGAGAGGACGCAGCTTCCGGCCAGATTGCCGGCACGGGTGTGCCGCTCGGCATTCCGGCCGTCACGTCCGGCGGGCATATCCGGAAGCTGGAAGAGGTTGAGGCCGACATGATCCGGCTCGCCATGCAGCGCTATCGCGGCCAGATGTCGGAAGTGGCGCGGAAGCTCGGGATCGGTCGATCAACTCTTTACCGTAAGATCCGGGATCTCGGCCTAGAAGCCAAAATGTAA
- a CDS encoding M3 family oligoendopeptidase, whose protein sequence is MNDRTSADETASSALGSLPEWNLNDLYPGPDSVELSRDFDEVAAQVKSFAERYRGKIVDHAGSTEGGAYLAEAVRSYEAISDRLGRIAAFASLYYVGDTTDPKRAKAYGDITDRLNRITTDLIFFTLELNRIGDEVLEQALRTDALRYYEPWIRELRRWRPHQLDDQVETVFHELEQTGAGAWNRLFDETMASLTFEVDGETLRLEPTLNLLMDHDERRRRSAAEALAKTFKENLRVFTLITNTLAKDKEISDRWRKFEDIADSRHLSNSVEREVVDALVSSVHAAYPRLSHRYYRMKARWLGKEKLDHWDRNAPLPQEDTRVIRWDEARRTVLEAYGEFAPRMAETAQLFFDRSWIDAPVRPGKAPGAFAHPTVPSAHPYVLLNYQGKTRDVMTLAHELGHGVHQVLAARQGLLLSQTPLTLAETASVFGEMLTFRRLLAQTTDPRKRKALLASKVEDMLNTVVRQIAFYTFERRVHTERRQGELTADRLGEIWLEVQRECLGDAIDFKPGYETFWTYIPHFIHSPFYVYAYAFGDCLVNSLYALYEEAHEDFVEKYLAMLEAGGSKHHSELLAPFGLNAADPAFWDKGLLMIERLIDELEAADEVVG, encoded by the coding sequence ATGAATGACCGGACTTCAGCGGACGAGACCGCAAGCAGTGCGCTCGGCAGCTTGCCCGAATGGAATCTGAACGATCTTTATCCGGGACCGGACTCCGTCGAGCTCAGTCGCGACTTCGACGAGGTTGCCGCTCAGGTGAAGTCCTTCGCTGAACGATATCGCGGTAAAATTGTCGATCATGCCGGAAGCACTGAGGGCGGGGCCTATCTGGCCGAAGCCGTGCGGTCTTATGAAGCGATCAGCGACCGGCTCGGGCGTATCGCTGCTTTCGCCAGCCTCTATTATGTCGGCGATACCACCGACCCCAAACGCGCCAAGGCCTATGGCGATATCACCGATCGTCTGAATCGGATCACGACGGACCTCATCTTCTTCACGCTCGAGCTGAACCGGATCGGCGATGAGGTTCTCGAGCAGGCGCTCCGCACTGACGCTCTGCGCTATTATGAACCCTGGATTCGTGAGTTGCGCAGATGGCGACCGCACCAGCTCGATGATCAGGTGGAGACGGTCTTTCACGAGCTAGAGCAGACCGGCGCAGGCGCATGGAACCGCCTCTTCGATGAGACGATGGCGAGCCTTACCTTCGAGGTAGATGGGGAAACGCTGCGGCTTGAGCCCACCCTCAACCTGCTGATGGATCACGATGAGCGTCGGCGGCGCTCCGCTGCCGAGGCCTTGGCCAAGACCTTCAAGGAGAACCTGCGCGTTTTCACCCTAATCACCAACACGCTTGCCAAGGACAAGGAGATTTCCGATCGCTGGCGCAAGTTCGAGGATATCGCCGATAGCCGTCATCTCTCCAACAGTGTTGAGCGGGAGGTTGTGGACGCGCTCGTATCGTCCGTGCATGCGGCCTATCCGCGGCTCTCCCATCGCTATTACCGGATGAAGGCGAGGTGGCTCGGAAAGGAGAAGCTCGACCACTGGGACCGGAATGCGCCACTGCCCCAGGAGGATACCCGCGTCATACGCTGGGACGAGGCGCGCAGGACGGTGCTGGAGGCCTATGGAGAATTCGCGCCGAGAATGGCCGAAACCGCGCAACTGTTCTTTGACAGGTCCTGGATCGACGCTCCCGTGCGGCCGGGCAAGGCGCCAGGTGCGTTTGCCCACCCGACGGTGCCGAGCGCGCATCCCTACGTCTTGCTTAACTACCAGGGTAAGACCCGCGACGTCATGACCTTGGCTCATGAGCTCGGCCATGGGGTGCACCAGGTGCTGGCGGCCCGCCAGGGCCTGCTCCTGTCACAAACCCCGCTGACGCTGGCCGAGACCGCGAGCGTTTTCGGCGAGATGCTCACCTTCCGACGGTTGCTTGCGCAAACCACGGATCCGCGCAAGCGGAAGGCGCTGCTGGCGTCCAAAGTGGAGGATATGCTCAACACCGTGGTGCGCCAGATCGCCTTCTATACGTTCGAGCGCAGGGTTCATACCGAGCGTCGGCAAGGTGAGCTGACCGCTGACCGTCTGGGCGAGATCTGGCTGGAGGTCCAGCGCGAATGCCTGGGGGATGCCATCGACTTCAAGCCGGGCTATGAGACCTTCTGGACCTATATCCCGCATTTCATCCACTCGCCCTTTTACGTCTATGCCTATGCCTTCGGCGATTGCCTCGTGAATTCGCTCTATGCGCTCTACGAGGAGGCGCACGAGGATTTCGTTGAGAAGTACCTGGCGATGCTCGAAGCCGGCGGCTCGAAGCACCACAGCGAGCTCCTGGCGCCTTTCGGGTTGAACGCTGCCGATCCCGCGTTCTGGGACAAGGGCCTTCTGATGATCGAGCGGCTGATCGATGAACTCGAGGCCGCAGACGAGGTGGTGGGGTGA
- a CDS encoding ABC1 kinase family protein, which translates to MVRYARVGTNVGTVAARLARAQLLGRGRDDATNARLFREALGNLRGPLMKLAQMLSTIPDALPAEYASELAQLQSNAPPMGWPFVRRRMAAELGPDWQSKFAGFERQAAAAASLGQVHRATTLDGEQVACKLQYPEMQSAVEADLQQFKLILALHRRMDPAIDTSEISEEIAARLREELDYRREARHAALYAEMLKPYGTIRVPKVYEDLSTGRLLTMTWLEGKPMLHFKEHSLQARNLLGRHLYDAWWQPFCNYGSIHGDPHLGNYTAVVDEKDEPIGLNLLDYGCIRLFHARFVAGVVDLYHGLMSNDRARIVHAYETWGFIGLSNELIEALNIWARFIYGPLMDDRVRPIAEGVAPGQYGRREAYAVHRTLKERGPVKVPREFVFMDRAAIGLGSVLIHLRAELNFHQLFNNAIEDFSMAKVAARQAAALVKTGMDPLEE; encoded by the coding sequence ATGGTGCGTTATGCCAGGGTCGGCACCAATGTCGGCACCGTCGCGGCACGGCTGGCCCGGGCGCAACTGCTTGGCCGCGGCCGCGATGATGCCACCAATGCCCGCCTTTTTCGGGAAGCGCTGGGCAATTTGCGCGGGCCGCTGATGAAGCTCGCCCAGATGCTGTCGACCATTCCCGATGCGCTGCCGGCGGAATATGCAAGTGAGCTCGCCCAGCTGCAGTCAAACGCGCCCCCCATGGGCTGGCCCTTCGTCCGCCGGCGCATGGCGGCCGAGCTTGGGCCTGACTGGCAATCGAAATTTGCCGGGTTCGAGCGCCAGGCCGCCGCGGCGGCCTCCTTGGGTCAGGTGCATCGCGCCACCACTCTCGATGGCGAGCAGGTTGCCTGCAAGCTTCAATATCCCGAGATGCAGTCGGCCGTGGAGGCTGACCTGCAGCAGTTCAAGCTGATCTTGGCCTTGCATCGCCGCATGGATCCGGCGATCGACACGTCCGAGATCAGCGAGGAGATCGCCGCCCGCCTCCGGGAGGAACTCGATTACCGGCGTGAGGCGCGCCATGCGGCTCTCTACGCCGAAATGCTGAAGCCCTACGGGACGATCCGTGTCCCCAAGGTCTATGAGGATCTGTCCACCGGCCGGCTTCTCACCATGACCTGGCTCGAGGGCAAGCCGATGCTCCATTTCAAGGAGCATAGTCTGCAAGCTCGCAATCTGTTGGGCAGGCATCTCTATGATGCTTGGTGGCAGCCCTTCTGCAACTACGGTTCAATTCATGGGGACCCCCATCTCGGCAACTACACCGCCGTGGTCGACGAGAAGGACGAGCCGATCGGGCTCAATCTGCTCGACTACGGCTGCATCCGTCTGTTCCATGCCCGTTTCGTGGCTGGGGTGGTCGACCTCTATCACGGGCTCATGTCGAACGATCGCGCCCGCATTGTGCATGCCTATGAGACCTGGGGGTTTATCGGCCTGTCGAACGAGCTGATCGAGGCGCTCAATATATGGGCCCGCTTCATCTATGGGCCGCTGATGGACGACCGTGTCCGCCCGATCGCGGAAGGCGTCGCCCCTGGGCAATATGGCCGCCGCGAAGCTTACGCTGTCCACAGAACCTTGAAGGAGCGGGGGCCGGTCAAGGTGCCGCGCGAATTCGTGTTTATGGACCGTGCGGCCATCGGCCTCGGATCGGTGCTCATTCACCTCCGGGCCGAGCTGAACTTCCATCAGCTCTTCAACAATGCGATCGAGGATTTCAGCATGGCGAAGGTGGCCGCGCGCCAGGCGGCCGCTCTGGTAAAGACCGGAATGGACCCTTTGGAGGAGTGA
- a CDS encoding aa3-type cytochrome c oxidase subunit IV, whose translation MADDTAPQLDMRDHERTYQGFLRGSTALVIGSLIVMVALVMFAFGSGASATILGFLGLIVGLGSLVLDLRMGSGKWTLSLVVTGLFVLITLLKVA comes from the coding sequence ATGGCTGACGATACCGCCCCGCAGCTCGACATGAGGGATCATGAGAGGACCTATCAGGGATTCCTCCGGGGCTCGACCGCCCTGGTGATTGGATCTCTGATCGTTATGGTGGCTCTGGTGATGTTCGCCTTCGGCTCCGGTGCTTCCGCCACGATCCTGGGCTTTCTCGGTCTGATCGTCGGCCTGGGCTCATTGGTACTGGATTTGCGGATGGGCAGCGGCAAGTGGACGCTTTCTCTGGTGGTGACCGGCCTCTTCGTGCTGATCACCCTGCTGAAAGTGGCCTGA
- a CDS encoding Re/Si-specific NAD(P)(+) transhydrogenase subunit alpha: MKLLVLAEQTPGEARVSAVPDTVKALVKKGLEVAVVRGAGQGSNLSDDAYQTAGATLADNAVEAAREADIVLSVRRPSPDVIAALKPGAVVVGQLDPYGPRDEIDNLAKGKAVAFAMELMPRITRAQSMDVLSSQANLAGYKAVIDAAAAFGRALPMMMTAAGTVPAARAFVMGVGVAGLQAIATARRLGAVVTATDVRRAAAEQVQSLGAKFIMVDAEGEDLETKGGYAKEMSEDYQRRQAALVAEHIKSQDIVITTALIPGRPAPRLITAAMVESMKPGSVIVDLAAERGGNIELTKPGEAVTHNGVTILGHLNLAARLAGNASPLYAKNLTNFLEVILKDGALAIDWEDEIIKGTALTRDGEIVHPALKN; the protein is encoded by the coding sequence ATGAAGCTCCTGGTCCTGGCGGAGCAAACGCCCGGCGAAGCGCGCGTTTCCGCAGTGCCGGATACCGTCAAGGCTCTTGTGAAGAAGGGGCTTGAGGTGGCTGTCGTGCGAGGCGCCGGCCAGGGCTCGAATCTCAGCGATGACGCTTACCAGACCGCTGGTGCAACGCTCGCTGACAACGCGGTGGAGGCGGCGCGCGAGGCGGATATCGTCCTGAGCGTCCGCCGGCCTTCGCCCGATGTGATCGCGGCGCTGAAGCCAGGCGCGGTGGTTGTGGGCCAGCTTGATCCCTATGGTCCGCGCGACGAGATCGACAATCTCGCCAAGGGCAAGGCTGTTGCTTTCGCCATGGAGCTGATGCCGCGCATCACCCGTGCACAGTCCATGGACGTGTTGTCCTCGCAGGCAAATCTCGCGGGCTATAAGGCGGTCATTGATGCCGCGGCGGCATTCGGCCGAGCCCTTCCCATGATGATGACGGCGGCCGGCACAGTCCCTGCGGCCCGCGCTTTCGTGATGGGCGTTGGCGTCGCCGGCCTTCAGGCCATCGCAACTGCCCGCAGGCTTGGGGCCGTCGTCACGGCGACCGATGTGCGGCGGGCCGCCGCCGAGCAGGTGCAGAGCCTCGGCGCCAAGTTCATCATGGTCGATGCCGAGGGCGAAGATCTCGAGACCAAAGGCGGCTACGCTAAGGAGATGAGCGAGGACTACCAGCGCCGCCAAGCGGCATTGGTGGCCGAGCACATCAAGAGCCAGGACATCGTCATCACCACCGCGCTGATTCCGGGCAGACCTGCGCCGCGATTGATTACCGCCGCCATGGTGGAAAGCATGAAGCCGGGCTCCGTGATCGTCGATCTCGCAGCCGAGCGCGGCGGCAATATCGAGCTGACCAAGCCGGGCGAAGCGGTCACTCATAACGGCGTGACCATTCTCGGCCATCTTAATCTTGCGGCCAGGTTGGCCGGGAATGCCTCGCCCCTCTATGCCAAGAACCTCACCAACTTCCTTGAGGTGATCCTCAAGGACGGTGCTCTGGCGATCGACTGGGAAGATGAGATTATCAAGGGAACGGCGCTGACCAGGGATGGCGAGATTGTCCATCCTGCACTGAAGAACTGA